The following proteins are co-located in the Rhodococcus opacus B4 genome:
- a CDS encoding VOC family protein — MSSFPGLTHVAITVSDLAASTAWYTTLFGSAPVLDEDEESGTFHHTVFALDGGMLFGLHTHPDSGAPAKFDERRVGLDHIAFQCSPDALPGWVERLDALGIEHGGIKNAHYGSGISFRDPDNIALEVFAPPAP; from the coding sequence ATGTCCAGTTTCCCGGGCCTCACCCACGTCGCGATCACCGTGTCCGACTTGGCGGCCAGCACCGCCTGGTACACAACATTGTTCGGTTCGGCACCCGTCCTCGACGAGGACGAGGAATCGGGGACGTTCCACCACACGGTGTTCGCGCTGGACGGGGGCATGCTCTTCGGCCTGCACACCCACCCCGACAGCGGCGCCCCTGCGAAATTCGACGAACGGCGGGTCGGGCTCGACCACATCGCGTTCCAGTGTTCCCCCGACGCACTGCCCGGGTGGGTGGAGCGGCTCGACGCACTCGGAATCGAGCACGGCGGCATCAAGAACGCGCACTACGGGTCCGGCATCTCGTTCCGCGACCCCGACAACATTGCGCTCGAAGTTTTTGCGCCTCCGGCGCCGTGA